In Phocoena phocoena chromosome 19, mPhoPho1.1, whole genome shotgun sequence, a genomic segment contains:
- the IFT20 gene encoding LOW QUALITY PROTEIN: intraflagellar transport protein 20 homolog (The sequence of the model RefSeq protein was modified relative to this genomic sequence to represent the inferred CDS: deleted 2 bases in 1 codon), translated as MTHLFLADTVTPSEQDCSSREAGKETAMAKDILGEAGLHFDELNKLRVLDPEVTQQTIELKEECKDFVDKIGQFQKIVGGLIELVDQLAKEAENEKMKAIGARNLLKSIAKQREAQQQQLQALIAEKKMQLERYRVEYEALCKVEAEQNEFIDQFIFQK; from the exons ATGACACACCTCTTCCTGGCTGACACTGTTACCCCTTCAGAGCAGGACTGCTCT TCTAGGGAAGCTGGAAAGGAAacag CCATGGCCAAGGACATCCTGGGTGAAGCAGGGCTGCACTTTGATGAGCTGAACAAGCTGCGGGTGTTGGACCCAGAGGTTACCCAGCAGACCATAGAGCTAAAGGAAGAGTGCAAGGACTTTGTGGACA AAATTGGCCAGTTTCAGAAAATAGTTGGTGGTTTAATTGAGCTTGTTGACCAACTtgcaaaagaagcagaaaatgagAAGATGAAG GCCATTGGTGCTCGGAACTTGCTCAAATCTATAGCAAAACAGAGAGAAGCCCAACAGCAGCAACTCCAGGCACTAATAGCTGAAAAGAAAATGCAGCTTGAAAG GTATCGGGTTGAATACGAAGCTCTGTGTAAAGTAGAAGCAGAACAAAATGAATTTATTGaccaatttatttttcagaaatga
- the TNFAIP1 gene encoding BTB/POZ domain-containing adapter for CUL3-mediated RhoA degradation protein 2, translated as MSGDTCLCPASGAKPKLSSFKGGGLGNKYVQLNVGGSLYYTTVRALTRHDTMLKAMFSGRMEVLTDKEGWILIDRCGKHFGTILNYLRDDTIILPQNRQEIKELMAEAKYYLIQGLVNMCQTALQDKKDSYQPVCNVPVITSLKEEERLIESSTKPVVKLLYNRSNNKYSYTSNSDDHLLKNIELFDKLSLRFNGRVLFIKDVIGDEICCWSFYGQGRKLAEVCCTSIVYATEKKQTKVEFPEARIYEETLNVLLYETPRVPDNSLLEATSRNRSQASPSEDEETFELRDRVRRIHVKRYSTYDDRQLGHQSAHRD; from the exons ATGTCGGGGGATACCTGTCTGTGCCCAGCGTCAGGGGCCAAGCCCAAGCTAAGCAGCTTCAAGGGAGGAGGCTTGGGCAACAAATACGTCCAGCTCAATGTGGGTGGTTCCCTGTACTACACCACCGTGCGGGCGCTAACCCGGCATGACACCATGCTCAAGGCCATGTTCAGTGGGCGCATGGAGGTGCTGACCGACAAAGAAG GCTGGATCCTCATAGACCGATGTGGAAAGCACTTTGGCACCATTTTGAATTACCTCCGAGATGACACCATCATCCTCCCTCAAAACCGTCAAGAAATCAAGGAACTGATGGCTGAAGCAAAATATTACCTTATTCAGGGGCTGGTGAACATGTGCCAGACTGCCCTGCAG GACAAGAAGGACTCCTACCAGCCTGTGTGCAACGTCCCCGTCATCACATCcctgaaggaagaggagaggctcATCGAATCCTCCACCAAG CCCGTGGTGAAGCTGCTATACAACAGAAGCAACAACAAGTATTCCTACACCAG CAACTCCGATGACCACCTGCTGAAAAACATCGAGCTGTTCGACAAGCTCTCCCTGCGCTTCAACGGCCGTGTGCTCTTCATCAAGGATGTCATCGGCGACGAGATCTGCTGCTGGTCCTTCTACGGGCAGGGTCGGAAGCTGGCAGAGGTGTGCTGCACGTCCATCGTGTACGCCACCGAGAAGAAGCAGACCAAG GTGGAATTCCCAGAGGCCCGAATCTATGAGGAGACACTCAACGTTCTACTCTACGAGACCCCCCGAGTCCCTGACAACTCCCTATTGGAGGCCACAAGCCGGAACCGCAGCCAGGCGTCCCCCAGTGAAGACGAGGAAACCTTTGAACTGCGGGACCGTGTCCGCCGCATCCACGTCAAGCGCTATAGCACTTATGATGACCGGCAGCTCGGCCACCAGTCTGCTCATCGTGACTGA
- the POLDIP2 gene encoding polymerase delta-interacting protein 2 isoform X1 — protein sequence MAGCVARRALTVGSRWWSRSLTGARGPRPLCAAGGAGTFPPVATTTTRRHLSSRNRPEGKVLETVGVFEVPKQNGKYETGQLFLHSVFGYRGVVLFPWQARLYDRDVASVAPEKAENPAGHGSKEVKGKTHTYYQVLIDARDCPHISQRSQTEAVTFLANHDDSRALYAIPGLDYVSHEDILPYTSTDQVPIQHELFERFLLYDQTKAPPFAARETLRAWQEKNHPWLELSDVHRETTENIRVTVIPFYMGMREAQNSHVYWWRYCIRLENLDNDVVQLRERHWRIFSLSGTLETVRGRGVVGREPVLSKEQPAFQYSSHVSLQASSGHMWGTFRFERPDGSHFDVRIPPFSLESNKDEKTPPSGLHW from the exons ATGGCGGGCTGTGTGGCCCGGCGGGCCCTGACCGTGGGCAGTCGCTGGTGGTCCCGGTCGCTGACCGGGGCCCGAGGGCCGAGGCCGCTCTGTGCGGCGGGTGGAGCTGGGACCTTCCCACCAGTGGCGACCACGACGACGCGGAGGCACCTCTCGTCCCG AAACCGACCAGAGGGCAAAGTTTTGGAGACAGTTGGTGTGTTTGAGGTGCCAAAACAGAACGGAAAATATGAGACTGGGCAG CTTTTCCTTCACAGTGTTTTTGGCTACCGAGGTGTTGTCCTGTTTCCCTGGCAGGCCAGACTGTATGACCGGGATGTGGCTTCTGTAGCTCCAGAAAA AGCAGAGAACCCTGCCGGCCACGGCTCGAAGGAGGTGAAAGGCAAAACTCACACTTACTATCAGGTGCTGATTGATGCCCGAGACTGTCCACATATA TCTCAGAGATCTCAGACAGAAGCTGTGACTTTCTTGGCTAACCATGATGACAGCCGGGCCCTCTATGCCATCCCAG gCCTGGATTATGTCAGCCATGAAGACATCCTCCCCTACACCTCCACTGATCAGGTTCCCATCCAGCACGAGCTCTTTGAAAGATTTCTTCTATATGACCAGACAAAAG CACCCCCTTTTGCAGCTCGGGAGACGCTACGGGCCTGGCAAGAGAAGAATCACCCCTGGCTGGAGCTCTCCGATGTCCACCGGGAAACAACCGAGAACATCCGTGTCACCGTCATCCCCTTCTACATGGGCATGAGG GAAGCCCAGAATTCCCACGTCTACTGG TGGCGTTACTGCATCCGCTTGGAGAACCTCGACAATGACGTAGTACAGCTCCGGGAGCGACACTGGAGGATATTCAGTCTATCCGGCACCTTGGAGACAGTGCGGGGCCGAGGGGTGGTGGGCAGG GAACCAGTGTTATCCAAGGAGCAGCCCGCATTCCAGTACAGCAGCCACGTCTCCCTGCAAGCTTCCAGTGGGCACATGTG GGGCACATTCCGCTTCGAGAGGCCTGATGGTTCCCACTTCGATGTCCGgatccctcccttctcccttgaAAGCAATAAAGATGAGAAGACACCACCTTCAGGCCTTCACTGGTAG
- the POLDIP2 gene encoding polymerase delta-interacting protein 2 isoform X2 has protein sequence MAGCVARRALTVGSRWWSRSLTGARGPRPLCAAGGAGTFPPVATTTTRRHLSSRNRPEGKVLETVGVFEVPKQNGKYETGQARLYDRDVASVAPEKAENPAGHGSKEVKGKTHTYYQVLIDARDCPHISQRSQTEAVTFLANHDDSRALYAIPGLDYVSHEDILPYTSTDQVPIQHELFERFLLYDQTKAPPFAARETLRAWQEKNHPWLELSDVHRETTENIRVTVIPFYMGMREAQNSHVYWWRYCIRLENLDNDVVQLRERHWRIFSLSGTLETVRGRGVVGREPVLSKEQPAFQYSSHVSLQASSGHMWGTFRFERPDGSHFDVRIPPFSLESNKDEKTPPSGLHW, from the exons ATGGCGGGCTGTGTGGCCCGGCGGGCCCTGACCGTGGGCAGTCGCTGGTGGTCCCGGTCGCTGACCGGGGCCCGAGGGCCGAGGCCGCTCTGTGCGGCGGGTGGAGCTGGGACCTTCCCACCAGTGGCGACCACGACGACGCGGAGGCACCTCTCGTCCCG AAACCGACCAGAGGGCAAAGTTTTGGAGACAGTTGGTGTGTTTGAGGTGCCAAAACAGAACGGAAAATATGAGACTGGGCAG GCCAGACTGTATGACCGGGATGTGGCTTCTGTAGCTCCAGAAAA AGCAGAGAACCCTGCCGGCCACGGCTCGAAGGAGGTGAAAGGCAAAACTCACACTTACTATCAGGTGCTGATTGATGCCCGAGACTGTCCACATATA TCTCAGAGATCTCAGACAGAAGCTGTGACTTTCTTGGCTAACCATGATGACAGCCGGGCCCTCTATGCCATCCCAG gCCTGGATTATGTCAGCCATGAAGACATCCTCCCCTACACCTCCACTGATCAGGTTCCCATCCAGCACGAGCTCTTTGAAAGATTTCTTCTATATGACCAGACAAAAG CACCCCCTTTTGCAGCTCGGGAGACGCTACGGGCCTGGCAAGAGAAGAATCACCCCTGGCTGGAGCTCTCCGATGTCCACCGGGAAACAACCGAGAACATCCGTGTCACCGTCATCCCCTTCTACATGGGCATGAGG GAAGCCCAGAATTCCCACGTCTACTGG TGGCGTTACTGCATCCGCTTGGAGAACCTCGACAATGACGTAGTACAGCTCCGGGAGCGACACTGGAGGATATTCAGTCTATCCGGCACCTTGGAGACAGTGCGGGGCCGAGGGGTGGTGGGCAGG GAACCAGTGTTATCCAAGGAGCAGCCCGCATTCCAGTACAGCAGCCACGTCTCCCTGCAAGCTTCCAGTGGGCACATGTG GGGCACATTCCGCTTCGAGAGGCCTGATGGTTCCCACTTCGATGTCCGgatccctcccttctcccttgaAAGCAATAAAGATGAGAAGACACCACCTTCAGGCCTTCACTGGTAG
- the TMEM199 gene encoding transmembrane protein 199 has product MASSLLVGERFVRALSPGGELEPEQLPGKLREELEAVLGKKHKGGDRPAGPARLVSFRLIRDLHQYLRERGSTLYLHELLEGSEIYLPEVVKPPRNPELVARLEKIKIRLANEEYKRITRNVTCQDSRHGGTLSDLGKQVRSVKALVITIFNFIVTVAAAFVCTYLGSQYIFTEMTSQVLAALIVASVVGLAELYIMVRVMEGELGEL; this is encoded by the exons ATGGCGTCTTCCTTGTTAGTTGGCGAGCGATTTGTACGCGCTTTGAGTCCCGGCGGGGAGCTGGAGCCAGAGCAGCTGCCCGGGAAGCTGCGGGAAGAACTTGAGGCCGTGCTAGGGAAGAAGCACAAGGGCGGCGATCGTCCGGCTGGCCCCGCTCGCCTGGTTTCTTTCCGCCTGATCCGGGACCTGCATCAGTACCTGAGAGAAAGGG GTTCCACACTGTACCTTCATGAGCTCCTAGAAGGCAGTGAAATCTATCTCCCAGAGGTTGTGAAGCCTCCTCGG AACCCAGAGCTAGTTGCCCGTCTGGAGAAGATTAAGATACGTCTGGCCAATGAGGAATATAAGCGGATCACCCGCAATGTCACCTGTCAG gaTTCAAGGCATGGTGGAACCCTCAGTGACCTGGGAAAGCAAG TGAGGTCAGTGAAGGCTCTGGTCATCACCATCTTTAACTTCATTGTCACGGTGGCAGCTGCCTTCGTCTGCACTTACCTTGGAAGCCAGTATATCTTCACAGAAATGACCTCG CAGGTACTGGCAGCATTGATCGTGGCCTCTGTGGTGGGTCTGGCTGAGCTGTACATCATGGTGCGGGTGATGGAAGGTGAGCTGGGAGAGCTGTAA